One Equus quagga isolate Etosha38 chromosome 5, UCLA_HA_Equagga_1.0, whole genome shotgun sequence genomic window carries:
- the MAP3K6 gene encoding mitogen-activated protein kinase kinase kinase 6 isoform X1, producing MPQIPGIQFPISDPQDLAIWSLDFALSSRFPEGELQISGRGPPAGFCISRSRRRFPIPTGFPNPRSLDPPPLAPAPPRVPRAGRRTPERPRMAGPCPRSGVLERAGSCWQDPLAEALSRGRPITGSPGRGCGRSRPLSVVYVLTREPQPAVESEAGAEAEPLPLRCLREACAQLPGSRPRPQLRSLPFGTLALGDTAALDSFYNADVVVLEVSSSLAQPSLFYHLGVRESFSMTNNVLLCSQADLPDLQALREDVFQKNSDCVGSYTLIPYVVTATGRVLCGDAGLLKGLADGLVQAGVGTEALLTPLVGRFARLLEATPTDSCGYFRETIRQDIRQARERFSGQQLRQELARLQRRLDSVELLSPDIIMNLLLSYRDVQDYSAIIELVETLQALPTCDVAEQHNICFHYTFALNRRNRPGDREKALAVLLPLVQFEGSVAPDLYCMCGRVYKDMFISSGFQDAEHREQAYHWYRKAFDVEPSLHSGINAAVFLIAAGQRFEDSEELQLIGMKLGCLLARKGCVEKMQYYWDVGFYLGAQILANDLTQVVLAAEQLYKLNAPIWYLLSVMETFLLYQHFRPTPEPPGGPPRRAHFWLHFLLQSCQPLKTACPQGDQCLVRPMRVGDLGEGQGLSHGPHSACHLQVLVLEMNKVLLPAKLEVQGMDPVSAVAVSLLEPETQDVPSSWIFPVTSICGVSASKRDERCCFLYVLPPAQDVQLCFPSVGHCQWFCGLIQTLVTNPDSTAPAEEAEGVGEVLEFDYEYTETGERLVLGKGTYGVVYAGRDRHTRVRIAIKEIPERDSRFSQPLHEEIALHKRLRHKNIVRYLGSASQGGYLKIFMEEVPGGSLSSLLRSVWGPLQDNESTISFYTRQILQGLSYLHDNHIVHRDIKGDNVLINTFSGLLKISDFGTSKRLAGITPCTETFTGTLQYMAPEIIDQGPRGYGKAADIWSLGCTVIEMATGRPPFHELGSPQAAMFQVGMYKVHPPMPSSLSAEAQAFLLRTFEPDPRLRASAQALLGDPFLQPGKRSRSPGSPRHAPRPSDNPSASPAPSADSTTQSQTFPRPQAPSQHLPSPPKRCLSYGDTSQLRVPEEPGAEEPASPEESSESSGLSLLHQESKRRAMLAAVLEQELPALAENLRLEQEQSPRLSRSHVEQLLRCLRAHIHTPNRRQLSQELRALQGQLRAQGLGPALLHGPLFAFPDAVKQILRRRQIRPHWMFVLDSLLSRAVRAALAALGPEGEKEAVPPRSEESSKEEESLQRQQETLVQPNGLPREPEQDPPPLMVQLGLLRAETDRLRDVLAEKEQECQALVRQALQRVEGEARTYVPASEPSAAVTVDQGLVQWLQELSVDSGTIQTLLNHSFTLHALLACATRDDLIYTRIRGGMICRIWRAILAQRAGSTPVTLGPQEAE from the exons ATGCCCCAGATTCCCGGGATCCAATTCCCGATTTCAGATCCTCAGGACCTTGCAATTTGGAGCCTGGATTTCGCCCTGAGCTCCAGATTTCCGGAAGGGGAGCTCCAGATTTCCGGAAGGGGACCTCCAGCCGGATTCTGCATCTCCAGATCCCGTAGGAGATTTCCGATTCCGACTGGATTCCCTAACCCAAGATCCCTGGACCCGCCGCCCCTGGCTCCTGCCCCGCCCAGAGTGCCCAGAGCCGGGCGCCGGACGCCCGAGCGCCCCCGCATGGCGGGGCCGTGCCCGCGGTCGGGGGTCCTGGAGCGCGCCGGCAGCTGCTGGCAGGACCCGCTGGCCGAGGCGTTGAGCCGGGGCCGGCCGATCACAGGGTCCCCGGGCCGAGGCTGCGGGCGAAGCCGGCCGCTCAGCGTGGTCTACGTGCTGACCCGGGAGCCACAGCCTGCGGTGGAGTCCGAGGCAGGAGCCGAAGCGGAGCCGCTGCCCCTACGCTGCCTGCGCGAGGCCTGCGCGCAGCTCCCCGGATCGCGGCCGCGGCCGCAGCTGCGTAGCCTGCCCTTTGGGACGCTCGCGCTGGGAGACACCGCGGCGCTCGATTCCTTCTACAACGCGG ATGTGGTGGTGCTGGAGGTGAGCAGCTCCTTGGCGCAGCCTTCCCTGTTCTACCACCTTGGTGTGCGTGAGAGCTTCAGTATGACCAACAACGTGCTCCTCTGCTCCCAGGCAGACCTCCCTGATCTGCAGGCTCTGCGG GAGGATGTTTTCCAGAAGAACTCG gaCTGCGTTGGCAGCTACACACTGATCCCCTATGTGGTGACAGCCACTGGTCGGGTGCTGTGTGGAGATGCAGGCCTCCTGAAGGGCCTGGCTGATGGGCTAGTACAGGCCGGGGTGGGCACTGAGGCCCTACTCACACCCCTGGTGGGCCGGTTTGCCCGCCTGCTGGAGGCCACACCCACGGACTCTTG TGGCTATTTCCGGGAGACCATTCGGCAGGACATCCGCCAGGCCCGGGAGCGGTTCAGCGGGCAGCAGCTGCGGCAGGAGCTGGCTCGCCTGCAGCGGAGACTGGACAGCGTGGAGCTGCTGAGCCCCGACATCATCATGAATCTGCTGCTCTCCTACCGTGACGTGCAG GACTACTCAGCCATCATTGAGCTGGTGGAGACGCTGCAGGCTTTGCCCACCTGTGACGTGGCTGAGCAGCACAACATCTGCTTCCACTACACGTTTGCCCTCAACCG GAGGAACAGGCCTGGGGATCGGGAGAAGGCACTGGCTGTGCTGCTGCCGCTGGTACAGTTTGAGGGCTCTGTGGCACCTGACCTATACTGCATGTGTGGCCGTGTCTACAAGGACATGTTCATCAGCTCTGGCTTCCAGGATGCTGAGCACCGGGAGCAGGCCTATCACTG gtaTCGCAAGGCTTTTGACGTTGAGCCCAGCCTCCATTCAGGCATCAATGCAGCCGTGTTCCTCATCGCCGCCGGGCAGCGCTTTGAGGACTCTGAGGAGCTCCAGCTTATTG GCATGAAGCTGGGCTGCCTGCTGGCCCGAAAAGGCTGTGTGGAGAAGATGCAGTATTACTGGGATGTAGGCTTCTACCTGGGAGCTCAGATCCTCGCCAATGACCTCACCCAGGTGGTGCTGGCTGCAGAGCAGCTGTACAAGCTCAATGCCCCCATATG GTACCTGCTGTCCGTGATGGAAACCTTCCTGCTGTACCAGCATTTCAGACCGACACCAGAGCCCCCTGGAGGACCCCCACGCCGTGCCCACTTCTGGCTCCACTTCTTGCTACAGTCCTGCCAGCCGCTCAAAACGGCCTGTCCCCAAGGGGACCAGTGCTTGGTGAGGCCCATGAGGGTGGGGGatctgggagaggggcagggcctTTCTCATGGACCCCACTCCGCCTGTCATCTGCAGGTGCTGGTCCTGGAGATGAACAAGGTGCTGCTGCCTGCAAAGCTGGAGGTTCAGGGTATGGACCCGGTGAGCGCAGTGGCTGTGAGCCTGCTGGAGCCTGAGACTCAG GACGTTCCCTCCAGCTGGATCTTCCCGGTCACCTCCATCTGCGGGGTCAG CGCCTCCAAGCGAGACGAGCGCTGCTGCTTCCTCTACGTGCTTCCCCCGGCCCAGGATGTCCAGCTGTGCTTCCCCAGCGTAGGGCACTGCCAGTG GTTCTGCGGCCTGATCCAGACCTTGGTGACGAATCCGGATTCCACGGCGCCTGCGGAGGAGGCAGAGGGCGTGGGGGAGGTGCTGGAG TTTGATTATGAGTACACGGAGACCGGCGAGCGGTTGGTGCTGGGCAAGGGCACGTACGGGGTAGTGTACGCCGGCCGCGATCGGCACACGCGGGTACGCATCGCCATCAAGGAGATCCCGGAGCGGGACAGCAG GTTCTCTCAGCCCCTGCACGAAGAGATCGCTCTGCACAAACGTCTGCGCCACAAGAACATTGTGCGCTATCTGGGCTCAGCCAGCCAAGGCGGCTACCTCAAGATCTTCATGGAGGAAGTGCCTGGAG GCAGCTTGTCCTCCTTGCTGCGCTCAGTGTGGGGACCTCTGCAGGACAATGAGAGTACCATCAGTTTCTACACCCGCCAGATCCTGCAGGGACTGAGCTACCTGCATGACAACCACATTGTGCATCGAGACATCAAG GGGGACAATGTTCTGATCAACACCTTCAGTGGGCTGCTCAAGATTTCTGACTTTGGCACCTCCAAGAGGTTAGCAGGCATCACACCGTGCACTGAGACCTTCACAG GGACCCTTCAGTATATGGCCCCAGAAATCATTGATCAGGGCCCACGAGGGTATGGGAAGGCGGCAGACATCTGGTCACTGGGCTGCACTGTAATTGAGATGGCCACAGGTCGTCCACCCTTCCACGAGCTAGGGAGCCCACAGGCTGCCATGTTTCAG gtgGGCATGTACAAGGTACATCCGCCAATGCCCAGTTCTCTGTCAGCCGAGGCCCAAGCCTTCCTCCTCCGAACTTTTGAGCCAGACCCCCGCCTCCGAGCCAGTGCTCAGGCACTGCTGGGGGACCCCTTCCTGCAGCCGGGGAAGAGGAGCCGCAGCCCTGGCTCCCCACGACATGCTCCACGGCCCTCAG ATAACCCTTCAGCCAGCCCTGCTCCTTCAGCTGACTCCACCACCCAGTCCCAGACATTCCCGCGCCCTCAGGCACCTTCTCAGCACCTGCCCAGTCCCCCCAAGCGCTGCCTCAGTTATGGGGACACCAGCCAGCTCCG GGTGCCTGAGGAGCCCGGGGCCGAGGAGCCCGCGTCCCCTGAGGAGAGTTCGGAGAGTTCGGGGCTGAGCCTGCTGCACCAAGAGAGCAAGCGCCGGGCCATGCTGGCCGCGGTGCTGGAGCAGGAGCTGCCCGCGCTGGCGGAGAATCTGCGCCTGGAGCAGGAACAG agTCCCCGTCTGAGCAGGAGTCATGTGGAACAGCTACTGCGCTGCCTCAGGGCGCACATCCACACTCCCAACCGCCGGCAGTTGTCTCAGGAGCTGCGGGCGCTACAAGGGCAGCTGCGGGCCCAGGGCCTTGGGCCTGCCCTTTTGCATGGACCACTCTTCGCCTTCCCGGATGCG gtGAAACAGATCCTCCGTAGGCGCCAGATCCGCCCACACTGGATGTTCGTGCTGGACTCGCTGCTCAGCCGCGCTGTACGGGCAGCCCTGGCTGCGCTGGGCCCAG AGGGTGAGAAGGAGGCAGTCCCACCGAGATCAGAGGAGTCCAGTAAAGAAGAGGAGTCCCTGCAGAGACAGCAGGAGACCCTGGTCCAGCCAAACGGGCTTCCCAGGGAGCCCGAGCAGGATCCCCCACCTCTGATGGTGCAGCTGGGCCTCCTGCGAGCAGAGACTGATAG GCTTCGAGATGTCCTGGCTGAGAAGGAACAGGAGTGCCAGGCCCTGGTGCGACAAGCTCTACAGCGGGTGGAGGGGGAGGCCAGGACCTATGTCCCAGCCTCAGAGCCCTCAG CTGCTGTCACAGTGGACCAGGGCCTGGTGCAGTGGCTACAGGAACTGAGCGTGGACTCAGGCACCATCCAGACG CTGCTGAACCACAGCTTCACCCTCCATGCCCTGCTGGCCTGTGCCACTAGAGATGACCTCATCTATACCCGCATCAG GGGAGGGATGATATGCCGCATCTGGAGAGCTATCTTGGCACAGCGAGCAGGATCCACGCCAGTGACCCTTGGACCCCAGGAGGCTGAATGA
- the MAP3K6 gene encoding mitogen-activated protein kinase kinase kinase 6 isoform X3: MPQIPGIQFPISDPQDLAIWSLDFALSSRFPEGELQISGRGPPAGFCISRSRRRFPIPTGFPNPRSLDPPPLAPAPPRVPRAGRRTPERPRMAGPCPRSGVLERAGSCWQDPLAEALSRGRPITGSPGRGCGRSRPLSVVYVLTREPQPAVESEAGAEAEPLPLRCLREACAQLPGSRPRPQLRSLPFGTLALGDTAALDSFYNADVVVLEVSSSLAQPSLFYHLGVRESFSMTNNVLLCSQADLPDLQALREDVFQKNSDCVGSYTLIPYVVTATGRVLCGDAGLLKGLADGLVQAGVGTEALLTPLVGRFARLLEATPTDSCGYFRETIRQDIRQARERFSGQQLRQELARLQRRLDSVELLSPDIIMNLLLSYRDVQDYSAIIELVETLQALPTCDVAEQHNICFHYTFALNRRNRPGDREKALAVLLPLVQFEGSVAPDLYCMCGRVYKDMFISSGFQDAEHREQAYHWYRKAFDVEPSLHSGINAAVFLIAAGQRFEDSEELQLIGMKLGCLLARKGCVEKMQYYWDVGFYLGAQILANDLTQVVLAAEQLYKLNAPIWYLLSVMETFLLYQHFRPTPEPPGGPPRRAHFWLHFLLQSCQPLKTACPQGDQCLVRPMRVGDLGEGQGLSHGPHSACHLQVLVLEMNKVLLPAKLEVQGMDPVSAVAVSLLEPETQDVPSSWIFPVTSICGVRFCGLIQTLVTNPDSTAPAEEAEGVGEVLEFDYEYTETGERLVLGKGTYGVVYAGRDRHTRVRIAIKEIPERDSRFSQPLHEEIALHKRLRHKNIVRYLGSASQGGYLKIFMEEVPGGSLSSLLRSVWGPLQDNESTISFYTRQILQGLSYLHDNHIVHRDIKGDNVLINTFSGLLKISDFGTSKRLAGITPCTETFTGTLQYMAPEIIDQGPRGYGKAADIWSLGCTVIEMATGRPPFHELGSPQAAMFQVGMYKVHPPMPSSLSAEAQAFLLRTFEPDPRLRASAQALLGDPFLQPGKRSRSPGSPRHAPRPSDNPSASPAPSADSTTQSQTFPRPQAPSQHLPSPPKRCLSYGDTSQLRVPEEPGAEEPASPEESSESSGLSLLHQESKRRAMLAAVLEQELPALAENLRLEQEQSPRLSRSHVEQLLRCLRAHIHTPNRRQLSQELRALQGQLRAQGLGPALLHGPLFAFPDAVKQILRRRQIRPHWMFVLDSLLSRAVRAALAALGPEGEKEAVPPRSEESSKEEESLQRQQETLVQPNGLPREPEQDPPPLMVQLGLLRAETDRLRDVLAEKEQECQALVRQALQRVEGEARTYVPASEPSAAVTVDQGLVQWLQELSVDSGTIQTLLNHSFTLHALLACATRDDLIYTRIRGGMICRIWRAILAQRAGSTPVTLGPQEAE, translated from the exons ATGCCCCAGATTCCCGGGATCCAATTCCCGATTTCAGATCCTCAGGACCTTGCAATTTGGAGCCTGGATTTCGCCCTGAGCTCCAGATTTCCGGAAGGGGAGCTCCAGATTTCCGGAAGGGGACCTCCAGCCGGATTCTGCATCTCCAGATCCCGTAGGAGATTTCCGATTCCGACTGGATTCCCTAACCCAAGATCCCTGGACCCGCCGCCCCTGGCTCCTGCCCCGCCCAGAGTGCCCAGAGCCGGGCGCCGGACGCCCGAGCGCCCCCGCATGGCGGGGCCGTGCCCGCGGTCGGGGGTCCTGGAGCGCGCCGGCAGCTGCTGGCAGGACCCGCTGGCCGAGGCGTTGAGCCGGGGCCGGCCGATCACAGGGTCCCCGGGCCGAGGCTGCGGGCGAAGCCGGCCGCTCAGCGTGGTCTACGTGCTGACCCGGGAGCCACAGCCTGCGGTGGAGTCCGAGGCAGGAGCCGAAGCGGAGCCGCTGCCCCTACGCTGCCTGCGCGAGGCCTGCGCGCAGCTCCCCGGATCGCGGCCGCGGCCGCAGCTGCGTAGCCTGCCCTTTGGGACGCTCGCGCTGGGAGACACCGCGGCGCTCGATTCCTTCTACAACGCGG ATGTGGTGGTGCTGGAGGTGAGCAGCTCCTTGGCGCAGCCTTCCCTGTTCTACCACCTTGGTGTGCGTGAGAGCTTCAGTATGACCAACAACGTGCTCCTCTGCTCCCAGGCAGACCTCCCTGATCTGCAGGCTCTGCGG GAGGATGTTTTCCAGAAGAACTCG gaCTGCGTTGGCAGCTACACACTGATCCCCTATGTGGTGACAGCCACTGGTCGGGTGCTGTGTGGAGATGCAGGCCTCCTGAAGGGCCTGGCTGATGGGCTAGTACAGGCCGGGGTGGGCACTGAGGCCCTACTCACACCCCTGGTGGGCCGGTTTGCCCGCCTGCTGGAGGCCACACCCACGGACTCTTG TGGCTATTTCCGGGAGACCATTCGGCAGGACATCCGCCAGGCCCGGGAGCGGTTCAGCGGGCAGCAGCTGCGGCAGGAGCTGGCTCGCCTGCAGCGGAGACTGGACAGCGTGGAGCTGCTGAGCCCCGACATCATCATGAATCTGCTGCTCTCCTACCGTGACGTGCAG GACTACTCAGCCATCATTGAGCTGGTGGAGACGCTGCAGGCTTTGCCCACCTGTGACGTGGCTGAGCAGCACAACATCTGCTTCCACTACACGTTTGCCCTCAACCG GAGGAACAGGCCTGGGGATCGGGAGAAGGCACTGGCTGTGCTGCTGCCGCTGGTACAGTTTGAGGGCTCTGTGGCACCTGACCTATACTGCATGTGTGGCCGTGTCTACAAGGACATGTTCATCAGCTCTGGCTTCCAGGATGCTGAGCACCGGGAGCAGGCCTATCACTG gtaTCGCAAGGCTTTTGACGTTGAGCCCAGCCTCCATTCAGGCATCAATGCAGCCGTGTTCCTCATCGCCGCCGGGCAGCGCTTTGAGGACTCTGAGGAGCTCCAGCTTATTG GCATGAAGCTGGGCTGCCTGCTGGCCCGAAAAGGCTGTGTGGAGAAGATGCAGTATTACTGGGATGTAGGCTTCTACCTGGGAGCTCAGATCCTCGCCAATGACCTCACCCAGGTGGTGCTGGCTGCAGAGCAGCTGTACAAGCTCAATGCCCCCATATG GTACCTGCTGTCCGTGATGGAAACCTTCCTGCTGTACCAGCATTTCAGACCGACACCAGAGCCCCCTGGAGGACCCCCACGCCGTGCCCACTTCTGGCTCCACTTCTTGCTACAGTCCTGCCAGCCGCTCAAAACGGCCTGTCCCCAAGGGGACCAGTGCTTGGTGAGGCCCATGAGGGTGGGGGatctgggagaggggcagggcctTTCTCATGGACCCCACTCCGCCTGTCATCTGCAGGTGCTGGTCCTGGAGATGAACAAGGTGCTGCTGCCTGCAAAGCTGGAGGTTCAGGGTATGGACCCGGTGAGCGCAGTGGCTGTGAGCCTGCTGGAGCCTGAGACTCAG GACGTTCCCTCCAGCTGGATCTTCCCGGTCACCTCCATCTGCGGGGTCAG GTTCTGCGGCCTGATCCAGACCTTGGTGACGAATCCGGATTCCACGGCGCCTGCGGAGGAGGCAGAGGGCGTGGGGGAGGTGCTGGAG TTTGATTATGAGTACACGGAGACCGGCGAGCGGTTGGTGCTGGGCAAGGGCACGTACGGGGTAGTGTACGCCGGCCGCGATCGGCACACGCGGGTACGCATCGCCATCAAGGAGATCCCGGAGCGGGACAGCAG GTTCTCTCAGCCCCTGCACGAAGAGATCGCTCTGCACAAACGTCTGCGCCACAAGAACATTGTGCGCTATCTGGGCTCAGCCAGCCAAGGCGGCTACCTCAAGATCTTCATGGAGGAAGTGCCTGGAG GCAGCTTGTCCTCCTTGCTGCGCTCAGTGTGGGGACCTCTGCAGGACAATGAGAGTACCATCAGTTTCTACACCCGCCAGATCCTGCAGGGACTGAGCTACCTGCATGACAACCACATTGTGCATCGAGACATCAAG GGGGACAATGTTCTGATCAACACCTTCAGTGGGCTGCTCAAGATTTCTGACTTTGGCACCTCCAAGAGGTTAGCAGGCATCACACCGTGCACTGAGACCTTCACAG GGACCCTTCAGTATATGGCCCCAGAAATCATTGATCAGGGCCCACGAGGGTATGGGAAGGCGGCAGACATCTGGTCACTGGGCTGCACTGTAATTGAGATGGCCACAGGTCGTCCACCCTTCCACGAGCTAGGGAGCCCACAGGCTGCCATGTTTCAG gtgGGCATGTACAAGGTACATCCGCCAATGCCCAGTTCTCTGTCAGCCGAGGCCCAAGCCTTCCTCCTCCGAACTTTTGAGCCAGACCCCCGCCTCCGAGCCAGTGCTCAGGCACTGCTGGGGGACCCCTTCCTGCAGCCGGGGAAGAGGAGCCGCAGCCCTGGCTCCCCACGACATGCTCCACGGCCCTCAG ATAACCCTTCAGCCAGCCCTGCTCCTTCAGCTGACTCCACCACCCAGTCCCAGACATTCCCGCGCCCTCAGGCACCTTCTCAGCACCTGCCCAGTCCCCCCAAGCGCTGCCTCAGTTATGGGGACACCAGCCAGCTCCG GGTGCCTGAGGAGCCCGGGGCCGAGGAGCCCGCGTCCCCTGAGGAGAGTTCGGAGAGTTCGGGGCTGAGCCTGCTGCACCAAGAGAGCAAGCGCCGGGCCATGCTGGCCGCGGTGCTGGAGCAGGAGCTGCCCGCGCTGGCGGAGAATCTGCGCCTGGAGCAGGAACAG agTCCCCGTCTGAGCAGGAGTCATGTGGAACAGCTACTGCGCTGCCTCAGGGCGCACATCCACACTCCCAACCGCCGGCAGTTGTCTCAGGAGCTGCGGGCGCTACAAGGGCAGCTGCGGGCCCAGGGCCTTGGGCCTGCCCTTTTGCATGGACCACTCTTCGCCTTCCCGGATGCG gtGAAACAGATCCTCCGTAGGCGCCAGATCCGCCCACACTGGATGTTCGTGCTGGACTCGCTGCTCAGCCGCGCTGTACGGGCAGCCCTGGCTGCGCTGGGCCCAG AGGGTGAGAAGGAGGCAGTCCCACCGAGATCAGAGGAGTCCAGTAAAGAAGAGGAGTCCCTGCAGAGACAGCAGGAGACCCTGGTCCAGCCAAACGGGCTTCCCAGGGAGCCCGAGCAGGATCCCCCACCTCTGATGGTGCAGCTGGGCCTCCTGCGAGCAGAGACTGATAG GCTTCGAGATGTCCTGGCTGAGAAGGAACAGGAGTGCCAGGCCCTGGTGCGACAAGCTCTACAGCGGGTGGAGGGGGAGGCCAGGACCTATGTCCCAGCCTCAGAGCCCTCAG CTGCTGTCACAGTGGACCAGGGCCTGGTGCAGTGGCTACAGGAACTGAGCGTGGACTCAGGCACCATCCAGACG CTGCTGAACCACAGCTTCACCCTCCATGCCCTGCTGGCCTGTGCCACTAGAGATGACCTCATCTATACCCGCATCAG GGGAGGGATGATATGCCGCATCTGGAGAGCTATCTTGGCACAGCGAGCAGGATCCACGCCAGTGACCCTTGGACCCCAGGAGGCTGAATGA